The following proteins are co-located in the Pedobacter sp. FW305-3-2-15-E-R2A2 genome:
- a CDS encoding BlaI/MecI/CopY family transcriptional regulator, with product MEKLTIQEEEAMQAVWQFGAGFIKDFMELLQEPKPPYTTLASTVKNLERKGFLKSEKFANAYRYSAKVKETEYKKRFMSGFVNDYFQNSYKELVAFFAKDNKISADELKEIINLIENPKN from the coding sequence ATGGAAAAGTTAACTATACAGGAAGAAGAGGCCATGCAGGCCGTTTGGCAATTTGGTGCAGGCTTTATAAAGGATTTTATGGAGCTGCTGCAGGAGCCTAAACCTCCTTACACGACATTGGCTTCCACCGTTAAAAACCTGGAACGGAAAGGTTTTTTGAAGAGTGAGAAATTTGCAAATGCTTACCGTTATAGTGCTAAGGTGAAAGAAACGGAATATAAAAAGCGCTTTATGAGTGGTTTTGTGAATGATTACTTTCAGAATTCTTACAAGGAGCTCGTTGCTTTTTTTGCAAAAGACAATAAGATTAGCGCCGATGAGCTAAAGGAAATTATCAACCTCATAGAAAACCCTAAAAACTGA
- a CDS encoding cytochrome d ubiquinol oxidase subunit II, with protein sequence MIYVVIIFLWTAILLYILLGGADFGAGIIELFTSKGNKDRTRKTMYEAIGPIWEANHMWLIIAIVILFVGFPKIYTTVSVYLHIPLVCMLLGIIARGTAFVFRNYDAVEDDMQKLYTPIFVYSSLITPFFLGIIAASSVSGRIDLLANDFLSAYVFSWLNWFSIAVGIFTVSICGFLATIFIIGQTDNESDRKHFTRKARRTIFIVMGCGALVFLAAYLEQIPLFNWIFGDTPGLIAIIAASISLVVMFFILERDKPIMLRLLAGFQVSMILFAATYSHFPDIVMLKNGANLSLLTHQGQAKTIDSLAYALLIGSIFILPALFYLIYVFTKRKELPSDH encoded by the coding sequence ATGATCTACGTTGTTATTATTTTTCTCTGGACCGCCATTTTATTATATATCCTTTTAGGGGGGGCTGATTTTGGGGCAGGAATTATCGAGCTTTTTACCTCCAAAGGAAATAAGGACCGAACCCGGAAAACCATGTATGAGGCAATAGGGCCAATCTGGGAGGCCAATCACATGTGGCTCATCATTGCTATTGTGATTCTTTTTGTAGGTTTTCCTAAAATATATACTACGGTTTCTGTTTACCTGCACATTCCGCTGGTTTGTATGTTGCTCGGCATTATTGCCCGTGGAACCGCTTTTGTTTTTAGAAATTACGATGCCGTAGAAGACGACATGCAGAAGTTGTACACGCCGATATTTGTGTATTCCAGTCTGATTACCCCCTTTTTTCTTGGAATAATCGCGGCAAGTTCAGTTTCGGGCAGGATAGACCTTTTGGCAAATGATTTTTTATCGGCCTATGTTTTTAGCTGGCTCAACTGGTTTTCTATAGCGGTCGGAATTTTTACGGTGAGCATTTGCGGATTTTTAGCCACCATCTTTATCATCGGGCAGACCGATAATGAAAGCGACCGAAAACACTTTACCAGAAAAGCACGGAGAACGATTTTTATTGTAATGGGCTGTGGAGCATTGGTCTTCCTTGCCGCTTACCTGGAACAGATTCCTTTGTTTAACTGGATCTTTGGAGATACTCCCGGTCTGATTGCCATTATCGCTGCCAGTATTTCATTGGTAGTCATGTTCTTTATTTTGGAGCGTGACAAGCCGATCATGTTAAGGCTGCTGGCTGGTTTTCAGGTTTCCATGATTTTGTTTGCTGCAACTTACAGCCATTTTCCGGATATCGTGATGTTGAAGAATGGAGCAAATCTTTCTTTGCTGACCCATCAGGGACAAGCGAAGACTATAGATTCTCTTGCCTATGCGTTGTTGATTGGAAGTATTTTTATTTTACCCGCGTTGTTTTATCTGATTTACGTTTTTACGAAACGGAAAGAGCTGCCTTCGGATCATTAG
- a CDS encoding M56 family metallopeptidase — MPEFFVFLLKVNAGLILFCLAYYLILRKLTFYTLNRFFLLAGIVFSSLYPFVDPTVFFGGQEEALKPIAAVLPTLYIAAADVASFDYWLIARIIFWAGVLIMSGRMLIRFYSLYRVHQNSVPGKISAYDVRLLDGNISTFSFWRNIYLNPELHQPTELDAVLEHEQVHVKEWHTVDILLAELTTVFYWFNPGVWYMRKAIKENVEFITDQQILKKGIDRKAYQYSMIHTVSVGTPSVLMNNFNITGIKRRIIMMNSKRSSGVQLIRYVFLLPVLLVLTTAFTLFKTEIKANLGFQDTLKTSAKLSAAPKVEKSAAILNKRVVKGKEKNKNANSKVVPEPQKISNAAEIETPVSIVQTDTGKRLTTIKISRINAGETNADGTPVITRMAVFKTRGAGSMHLTSRDSVKVLVLKGNRSDIKPAQATFIGEDPDIKIYIDDVEVSAEKMRELNPIDIESVNVQKVDEYPKTKGVRIYTKVFKKLK; from the coding sequence ATGCCTGAATTCTTTGTTTTTCTGTTGAAAGTAAATGCTGGATTGATCCTCTTTTGTCTGGCTTACTACCTGATTCTCCGGAAGCTTACTTTTTATACGCTTAATCGTTTCTTCCTACTGGCAGGAATCGTGTTTTCTTCTTTGTATCCATTCGTTGATCCTACGGTCTTTTTTGGTGGACAGGAGGAAGCACTGAAACCAATCGCAGCAGTTTTACCTACTTTATATATTGCGGCGGCCGACGTGGCCAGTTTTGATTATTGGTTAATTGCCAGAATCATTTTCTGGGCAGGTGTGCTGATCATGTCTGGCCGGATGCTGATCAGGTTTTACTCTCTTTATCGGGTGCATCAAAACTCTGTTCCGGGAAAGATCAGCGCATATGATGTTCGTCTTCTGGACGGAAACATCAGTACCTTTTCCTTTTGGCGGAACATCTACCTGAACCCCGAACTTCATCAGCCGACGGAACTGGATGCCGTACTGGAGCATGAACAGGTACACGTAAAAGAATGGCATACTGTAGATATTCTTCTGGCGGAGCTGACCACTGTTTTTTATTGGTTTAATCCCGGGGTATGGTACATGAGAAAAGCAATTAAGGAAAACGTAGAATTTATCACAGATCAGCAGATTTTGAAGAAAGGAATTGACCGTAAAGCGTATCAATACAGCATGATCCACACGGTGTCTGTGGGAACACCATCGGTCCTGATGAATAATTTCAATATCACAGGAATAAAAAGACGGATTATCATGATGAATTCCAAAAGATCTTCAGGCGTTCAATTGATCAGATATGTATTTTTGTTACCGGTATTGTTGGTCCTGACGACCGCATTTACCTTATTTAAAACAGAGATAAAAGCAAACCTTGGTTTTCAGGATACCCTTAAAACCAGTGCAAAATTGTCAGCTGCTCCGAAGGTTGAAAAATCAGCTGCAATACTTAACAAGCGCGTTGTTAAAGGGAAAGAGAAAAATAAAAATGCAAACTCAAAAGTTGTCCCGGAACCGCAAAAAATCAGCAATGCAGCCGAAATAGAAACGCCTGTAAGCATCGTACAAACAGATACAGGAAAACGGTTAACTACTATAAAAATCAGCCGGATTAATGCCGGAGAAACCAATGCTGATGGTACTCCGGTAATCACAAGGATGGCGGTTTTCAAAACCAGGGGGGCTGGATCGATGCATTTAACCAGTAGAGATTCGGTGAAAGTGCTCGTGCTTAAAGGAAACAGGAGCGACATAAAGCCTGCTCAGGCAACCTTTATTGGGGAAGACCCGGACATTAAAATTTATATTGACGATGTAGAGGTTTCGGCAGAAAAGATGAGGGAATTGAACCCCATTGATATTGAAAGTGTAAATGTCCAAAAGGTGGATGAATACCCAAAAACCAAAGGGGTTCGTATTTATACAAAAGTCTTTAAAAAGTTAAAGTAG
- a CDS encoding outer membrane beta-barrel protein yields MKKITLLFSLIFSSVFLFAQDQPKGQNPPPPLPTREISGIVKDSTDLGVIGATVSLTSDKDTLKTSTNADGVFVFKNVKSATYTLLVQSIGYKASKPVRYKQNDAVPRIVMDPITLKEEKNQLNEVVINGTPSITYKTDTVEYKASDYIVRKNATVDELLKKMEGMEVGTDGTVTHQGQALTKAKLNGKLYLGGDLTNAIKNLPAEIVEKIQVVDDYGDQAARTGVKDGDPEKILNITTRTDKSVGNMANVNVGAGSNKRFESGLFATRVNGNQTIGVNGRFNNTVNGVAPTGDNGGNSGGGGGGRGGSGGGNTNSGAAGGSGGTTQNGNGSFSYRDKVSKKVEVNLNYGFNTTDVNSINNSTATRFAAIDPTTQTQPIDNVTKEIKRSIADNLTNSHNIRLEVEAELDSNNFLKFIPTFRYNSTRNSRIDTIFQDGFNHRDEFSNNLNKNTRPQIGATLFYQHLFKKPRRNISAQVELNSNNQDAEQIQDSRFTYYENAEETDFTKSRINRIIARKNLQDNYRGSLTYVEPLTLNTQLEFNAQVNYNGYDNTSTTRNIEANGNSGIIDSLSNIYDYSFTQGRIALNYRYGMDRMSKVRFSLGLTAVPAVLSGTKQSLGTTTNRNSFNLIPIARFEYLWSRQHKLQVNYSGNAVEPTFDQLQPVRDVSSPLNPIIGNPDLLASFTHSINANYNNYIANSKLNYSLNLNATMTDNAVIRNVVQIPDPDQPANNINETRYLNTNGIYNLNANYSLNKQLNDRKYNLALSGSVSYNHGVSMTNGLKNNTNVLTMVERFGPRINPTEWFEINPNVSYTHTKSVNTLLANANRNTNTLALNLDGRVYLWETYLFGYSASKNYVRGISANVSSNPLVINMYVEKELFDRRGKITFQAFDVLNQNNFITQDYSGNAVVDTKSNALSRYFMVRLSMRLQKWTGAKGKNGRGIMRRGDGSFM; encoded by the coding sequence TTGAAGAAAATAACCCTTTTATTCAGCCTTATTTTCAGTTCGGTCTTTCTTTTTGCGCAGGATCAGCCTAAAGGGCAGAATCCTCCACCTCCATTGCCAACCCGTGAAATCAGTGGGATTGTAAAAGATTCAACAGACCTGGGTGTGATTGGTGCGACGGTAAGTCTGACCTCAGATAAGGATACCCTGAAAACGAGTACAAATGCAGACGGGGTCTTTGTTTTTAAAAACGTTAAATCGGCTACTTACACTCTTTTAGTGCAGAGTATCGGCTATAAAGCATCAAAGCCAGTACGCTATAAACAAAATGATGCGGTTCCAAGGATTGTCATGGATCCCATCACCCTGAAAGAGGAAAAGAACCAACTGAATGAAGTGGTGATCAACGGAACCCCTTCGATTACTTATAAAACGGATACGGTAGAATACAAAGCAAGTGATTATATCGTCAGAAAGAATGCTACGGTTGATGAATTGCTGAAGAAGATGGAAGGGATGGAAGTCGGCACGGACGGTACCGTTACCCATCAGGGGCAAGCCTTAACAAAAGCCAAATTGAACGGAAAATTATACCTGGGTGGAGATTTGACTAATGCCATTAAAAACCTGCCTGCTGAGATTGTTGAGAAGATTCAGGTGGTCGATGATTACGGAGATCAGGCCGCAAGAACCGGAGTGAAAGACGGAGATCCGGAAAAGATCTTAAACATTACCACCCGAACGGATAAGTCTGTCGGAAATATGGCCAATGTCAACGTAGGAGCAGGAAGCAACAAGAGGTTTGAATCCGGACTTTTTGCCACAAGGGTAAATGGAAACCAGACCATTGGTGTAAACGGAAGGTTTAACAATACGGTGAACGGAGTAGCACCAACCGGCGATAATGGAGGCAATTCCGGCGGTGGTGGTGGCGGAAGAGGTGGAAGTGGCGGTGGAAATACCAACAGTGGCGCAGCAGGTGGAAGCGGGGGAACGACCCAAAACGGAAATGGTTCCTTTAGTTACCGTGATAAAGTCAGCAAAAAAGTAGAAGTCAATTTAAACTATGGTTTTAATACGACAGATGTAAACTCCATCAATAACAGTACGGCAACGCGATTTGCCGCGATAGATCCTACCACGCAAACACAACCCATCGACAATGTGACTAAAGAAATAAAACGCAGCATTGCCGATAACCTGACCAATAGCCATAACATCCGGCTGGAGGTTGAGGCTGAGCTGGATAGCAATAACTTCTTAAAGTTCATTCCTACATTCAGATACAATTCTACCCGGAACTCAAGAATCGATACTATTTTTCAGGATGGTTTTAACCACAGGGATGAATTCAGTAATAACCTGAATAAAAATACCAGACCGCAAATTGGTGCCACCCTATTTTATCAGCATTTATTTAAGAAACCAAGAAGAAATATCTCTGCTCAGGTAGAGCTGAACAGCAATAATCAGGATGCGGAACAGATTCAGGATTCCAGGTTTACTTATTACGAGAACGCGGAGGAAACTGACTTTACAAAATCAAGGATCAACAGGATCATTGCACGTAAAAATCTTCAGGACAATTACCGGGGAAGTCTGACCTATGTAGAGCCCTTAACATTGAATACGCAACTGGAATTCAATGCACAGGTGAATTATAATGGTTATGACAATACCTCAACGACCAGAAATATTGAAGCGAACGGCAATTCCGGAATAATTGATTCTTTAAGTAATATTTACGACTATTCTTTTACTCAAGGTCGTATTGCATTGAATTACCGCTATGGAATGGACCGGATGTCTAAAGTCAGGTTCTCATTGGGTTTAACAGCAGTGCCGGCAGTACTTTCGGGAACCAAACAGAGCCTGGGAACAACAACCAACAGAAATAGCTTTAACCTGATCCCGATTGCCCGCTTTGAGTACCTATGGTCCAGACAGCATAAATTACAGGTTAACTATTCCGGAAATGCGGTAGAGCCTACTTTTGATCAGCTTCAGCCGGTAAGGGACGTTTCCAGTCCGCTGAACCCAATCATCGGTAACCCTGACCTTTTGGCGAGTTTTACCCATAGCATCAATGCGAATTATAACAATTATATCGCGAATTCTAAACTGAACTATTCCCTTAACCTGAATGCGACTATGACCGATAATGCGGTGATCAGGAATGTTGTTCAGATTCCGGACCCGGATCAGCCGGCCAATAATATCAACGAAACGAGGTACCTGAATACCAATGGCATTTATAATTTAAATGCAAATTATTCCCTGAATAAACAACTTAACGACAGAAAGTATAACCTTGCTTTAAGTGGTTCCGTAAGCTATAACCATGGCGTTTCTATGACCAATGGGTTAAAAAATAACACCAATGTATTGACCATGGTAGAACGTTTCGGTCCGAGGATCAATCCGACAGAATGGTTTGAAATCAATCCAAACGTTTCTTATACCCACACCAAGTCGGTAAACACGCTGCTTGCAAACGCGAACAGGAATACCAATACGCTCGCTTTGAACCTGGATGGAAGAGTATACCTCTGGGAAACGTACCTGTTTGGCTATAGCGCGAGCAAAAACTATGTGAGGGGAATCAGTGCCAATGTATCCAGCAATCCATTGGTGATCAATATGTATGTAGAGAAAGAATTGTTCGATCGCAGAGGGAAGATTACTTTCCAGGCCTTTGACGTGCTGAATCAGAATAATTTCATTACTCAGGATTATTCCGGTAACGCGGTAGTAGATACCAAATCAAATGCGCTGAGCAGATATTTTATGGTTCGTTTGAGCATGAGGTTGCAAAAATGGACCGGTGCAAAGGGCAAAAATGGCAGAGGAATTATGCGTAGGGGGGATGGTAGTTTCATGTAG
- a CDS encoding cytochrome ubiquinol oxidase subunit I — MDDFLAARLQMAFSLGFHIVFACIGMVMPFFMSLAHFYWLKTKNVVYRDVTKAWSKGVAIFFATGAVSGTVLSFELGLLWPKFMEHAGPIFGMPFSLEGTAFFIEAIALGFYLYGWNRINPWFHWATGVVVGISGLLSGILVVAANAWMNSPAGFDYIDGQYLNIDPIKAMFNDAWFSQALHMTVAAFVSTGFAVAGVHALMILRGKNIAFHSKAFKIAAVFGTIAACLQPISGDISAKDVAKRQPAKLAAMEAHFHTERNAPLIIGGIPDTAGKKVDYAIKIPGLLSFMATGDFNGEVKGLDSIPKEDQPPIGVTHYAFQIMVGLGMAMVGLAVLYFIALWKKKQWLSSNWLLKLFVIATPMGFIALEAGWTVTEVGRQPWIIHGVMRTADAVTPMPGIAYSFYLFTAVYISLAVIVSLLLYRQITMVGKLYDSSTKVPKS, encoded by the coding sequence ATGGACGATTTTTTAGCTGCCCGCCTTCAGATGGCCTTTTCCCTTGGCTTTCACATTGTTTTTGCTTGTATCGGAATGGTGATGCCATTTTTCATGTCTCTGGCTCACTTTTACTGGCTTAAAACCAAAAATGTAGTTTACCGGGATGTCACGAAGGCCTGGAGTAAAGGTGTGGCGATTTTCTTTGCCACCGGGGCAGTTTCAGGAACCGTATTGTCTTTTGAACTGGGCCTGCTCTGGCCCAAATTTATGGAACATGCAGGCCCCATATTCGGAATGCCTTTCTCTTTAGAGGGAACGGCATTTTTTATTGAAGCGATTGCCCTTGGCTTTTACCTGTATGGCTGGAACAGGATCAATCCCTGGTTTCATTGGGCAACAGGCGTGGTGGTTGGCATCAGCGGTCTATTGTCAGGAATTCTGGTGGTGGCCGCAAACGCCTGGATGAACAGTCCGGCAGGTTTTGATTATATAGACGGACAATACCTGAATATCGATCCGATCAAGGCCATGTTTAACGACGCCTGGTTCTCTCAGGCATTACACATGACGGTGGCTGCTTTTGTATCTACAGGTTTTGCCGTTGCCGGAGTTCATGCCTTAATGATCCTTCGGGGGAAAAATATAGCTTTCCATAGCAAGGCATTTAAGATTGCCGCGGTATTCGGAACGATTGCAGCTTGTTTACAGCCCATCAGTGGCGATATCTCTGCTAAAGATGTAGCAAAGCGTCAGCCAGCGAAACTTGCCGCCATGGAGGCCCATTTTCATACCGAAAGAAATGCCCCCCTGATTATCGGAGGGATTCCGGATACTGCCGGGAAAAAAGTGGATTATGCCATCAAAATTCCTGGATTACTCAGTTTTATGGCAACGGGTGATTTTAATGGCGAAGTAAAGGGGCTCGACAGTATACCTAAAGAAGACCAGCCGCCAATAGGCGTAACCCATTATGCCTTTCAGATCATGGTTGGACTGGGAATGGCTATGGTTGGCCTTGCAGTGTTGTATTTTATTGCCCTTTGGAAAAAGAAACAATGGCTGAGCAGCAACTGGCTGCTGAAATTATTTGTGATCGCTACTCCGATGGGCTTTATCGCGCTGGAGGCCGGCTGGACCGTTACTGAAGTCGGACGGCAACCCTGGATCATTCATGGGGTCATGAGGACTGCCGATGCCGTAACCCCAATGCCGGGAATTGCCTATTCTTTTTACCTTTTTACAGCAGTATATATTTCGCTTGCGGTAATTGTGAGTTTGTTGTTGTACCGCCAGATTACCATGGTGGGTAAGTTATACGATTCTTCCACTAAAGTTCCTAAAAGCTAA
- a CDS encoding GLPGLI family protein translates to MKKQILLIGGLTALLFGPLKAQKADSIRAKAIYGFTHIKDTTQRDKASSEEMVLLLGTRTSAYLSMDKIRFDIQRKKDIEEQIKNSVPGKLSINIKGSPKSLTYDEFYQYPAEKKIIIKKRLVNNYLVEETLPEINWNISSDTSTISGLKCQKATARFKGRDYTAWFCPDLPFQSGPWKLNGLPGLIVEAQDAKKEVVFKFQGFEKVHNTAAVKEEEPESSIGGVSIGGKVNISGLSSAELLSSPTFYLPKGSIKTTQKEFDKLSEAMKKDPDGFINSSMAGEGRVVTGQRTMTKSKFITETVNNPIELPEVK, encoded by the coding sequence ATGAAAAAACAAATCCTGTTAATAGGCGGCCTTACCGCATTACTTTTTGGCCCCCTTAAAGCCCAAAAAGCAGACAGCATCCGCGCAAAAGCGATTTACGGTTTTACGCATATTAAAGACACCACACAACGTGATAAGGCATCGAGCGAAGAAATGGTCCTTCTTCTCGGCACAAGAACCAGCGCCTACCTGAGCATGGATAAAATCCGGTTCGACATTCAACGTAAAAAAGACATTGAAGAACAGATCAAAAATTCTGTTCCGGGGAAGTTAAGCATTAACATCAAAGGCAGTCCGAAGAGCCTCACTTATGATGAGTTTTACCAATATCCTGCGGAAAAGAAAATCATCATCAAAAAAAGACTGGTCAATAATTACCTTGTCGAGGAAACACTTCCCGAAATCAACTGGAACATTAGCTCAGACACCAGTACAATTTCCGGCCTGAAATGTCAGAAAGCAACAGCCCGTTTTAAAGGCAGAGATTATACAGCCTGGTTTTGTCCGGATCTCCCTTTCCAAAGCGGACCATGGAAACTCAATGGCTTACCCGGATTAATAGTGGAAGCCCAGGATGCAAAAAAAGAAGTGGTCTTCAAGTTTCAGGGATTTGAGAAGGTACACAATACTGCTGCAGTAAAAGAAGAAGAACCGGAGTCGTCCATTGGCGGGGTCAGTATTGGTGGAAAGGTAAACATCTCCGGATTGAGCAGTGCCGAACTGTTGAGCTCTCCAACGTTTTATTTGCCAAAAGGCAGCATAAAAACCACACAAAAAGAATTTGATAAGCTGAGCGAGGCCATGAAAAAGGATCCCGATGGTTTCATCAATTCTTCAATGGCAGGGGAAGGACGCGTAGTAACCGGACAAAGAACAATGACTAAAAGTAAATTCATCACAGAGACGGTTAACAATCCTATAGAACTACCTGAGGTAAAATGA
- a CDS encoding carboxypeptidase regulatory-like domain-containing protein, whose amino-acid sequence MKLSILLILSLFLMKQGIAQSQIQGRIKDPKGKAVNSATVTLKSGDGKIIAYTRSDEQGAYQLKAPAVLTAGFSLEVSSLGYKREVLLLAERNKSYDFVLKESAIDLPTVVVNNRPRLKVDGDTLNYKLSDFSNKQDRVLGDVLKKMPGIEVATDGKISYNGKNISNFYIDGDNLLDDKYNIATKSIPKEAVDKVQVIQNDQPIKMLRNKMNSDDVALNITIKDEAKIKLIGQASLGAGLPNRFDENINGMMFNKKYKGINYLKGNNVGNDPARELTSHNFSELKDRLNNNKPGALLSTGAAGVPDLPQNRYLFNRAALLNVNNLFNLKKDIQLKTNLYYLLDRQQRDYDKFTEYYLPSGNVSFTEKQSNTSKPNQFRAQASLNINREKSYLNNTFISNYSPMKYQVGLNTNGIPFGQQLQQKAFDVSNEFSYLNTLKNGHIYNLYSYLSYSSQPEKLQVNSGLNEAQLNQGIPYSAIIQTSNTPAFFTNTYLSFKKVSSGIIQTYKTGFSFQAQQLNSALNTIQQDSQIQPAAIDAFNNLKWKRSNLYTEGLYEYETEDEKLKASLNVPLNYQYIQYRDPGYALDQKMNKFFISPGLRLKYQTGVENYLQFSYALKNELGTMDDVYRGAILKNYRSLYANNAPLSAQKNHSAALSFNYRKAITMFFFNLQAGYSRINLNTISSSILTNNLQERIVLPYDNNISAYNLAGNVSKYWFELRTTFSMGLSWSQSRNNQFQNNTLLPYKAINNGIKAGFQSKISNNTNLNYAINYNQMESKSTANKEEPIRYQQIRQQAELSFMPFNDLFLNLSAEQLYTKQSGQGRLSYLFSDLSARYKVNKINTDFEFGISNLGNIKTYRAVYLSSNAFTSGTYEIPGRIAMLKATLTF is encoded by the coding sequence ATGAAATTAAGCATTCTCCTGATCCTTTCTTTGTTTTTGATGAAGCAGGGCATCGCGCAAAGTCAGATCCAGGGTCGCATTAAAGACCCTAAAGGCAAAGCCGTAAACTCAGCCACCGTAACCTTGAAAAGCGGGGATGGAAAGATCATTGCCTATACCCGCAGCGATGAACAGGGGGCGTATCAGCTTAAGGCACCAGCAGTGCTGACAGCTGGTTTTTCTCTTGAAGTGAGTAGCCTGGGCTATAAACGCGAAGTTCTCCTCCTCGCAGAACGGAATAAAAGTTATGATTTTGTGCTCAAGGAATCGGCCATCGACCTGCCAACGGTAGTCGTTAACAACAGGCCCAGACTAAAAGTAGATGGCGATACCCTGAATTATAAGCTATCGGATTTTAGCAATAAGCAAGACCGGGTATTGGGTGATGTCCTAAAAAAAATGCCTGGCATCGAGGTGGCTACAGATGGTAAAATCTCTTATAATGGCAAGAACATTTCAAACTTTTACATTGATGGAGACAACCTGCTGGATGATAAATATAACATTGCCACTAAAAGCATCCCCAAAGAAGCGGTAGATAAGGTTCAGGTGATTCAAAATGATCAACCGATCAAGATGCTCAGGAATAAGATGAACAGCGATGATGTTGCCTTAAACATTACTATAAAAGACGAGGCGAAAATCAAACTTATAGGACAGGCCAGTCTGGGGGCGGGCCTTCCCAATCGTTTCGATGAAAATATCAATGGCATGATGTTCAATAAGAAATACAAAGGCATCAATTACCTGAAAGGAAACAACGTTGGGAATGATCCGGCCAGAGAGCTCACTTCTCATAACTTTTCAGAACTCAAAGACCGCCTGAACAACAATAAACCAGGCGCACTCCTATCTACCGGAGCTGCCGGTGTACCCGACCTGCCCCAGAACAGGTATCTTTTTAACCGCGCTGCCCTGCTCAACGTAAATAACCTGTTTAACCTGAAAAAGGACATTCAGTTAAAAACAAATCTATACTACCTTTTAGACCGGCAACAAAGAGATTATGATAAATTTACGGAGTATTACCTGCCTTCGGGAAACGTGAGTTTTACAGAAAAACAATCCAATACTTCAAAACCAAATCAGTTCCGGGCACAGGCAAGCCTCAACATCAACAGAGAGAAATCTTACCTCAACAACACCTTCATCAGCAATTACAGCCCGATGAAGTATCAGGTGGGCTTAAACACCAATGGTATTCCATTCGGACAACAACTCCAGCAAAAGGCTTTTGACGTTTCTAACGAATTCAGTTACCTCAACACACTGAAAAATGGACATATCTATAACCTGTACTCCTACCTCAGTTATAGCAGCCAGCCGGAGAAACTACAGGTTAATTCGGGCTTAAATGAGGCCCAGCTGAACCAGGGAATTCCCTATTCAGCGATCATACAAACCAGCAATACCCCTGCCTTTTTTACCAATACCTACCTCTCCTTCAAAAAAGTATCCTCCGGAATTATCCAGACTTATAAAACGGGTTTTAGTTTCCAGGCGCAGCAATTAAACTCTGCACTAAACACCATCCAACAGGATTCACAAATACAACCGGCCGCGATCGATGCCTTCAACAACCTGAAATGGAAACGATCAAACCTGTATACGGAAGGATTATATGAATATGAAACAGAAGATGAAAAACTAAAGGCCAGCCTTAATGTGCCATTGAACTATCAGTACATTCAGTATCGGGATCCGGGCTATGCACTGGATCAAAAAATGAATAAGTTCTTTATAAGTCCAGGCTTAAGGCTCAAATATCAGACGGGAGTAGAAAACTATTTGCAGTTTTCTTATGCTTTAAAAAATGAACTGGGGACCATGGATGATGTCTACCGGGGGGCGATATTGAAAAATTACCGTAGCTTGTATGCCAACAACGCCCCTTTGTCTGCACAAAAGAACCATTCGGCAGCACTGAGTTTCAATTACAGAAAAGCCATTACGATGTTCTTCTTCAATCTGCAGGCAGGCTATAGCAGGATCAACCTGAATACCATATCTTCCAGCATCCTGACCAACAACCTGCAGGAACGAATCGTATTGCCTTACGACAACAACATCAGTGCCTATAATCTGGCCGGAAATGTCAGTAAGTATTGGTTTGAACTAAGAACGACCTTCAGCATGGGGCTTAGCTGGTCGCAAAGCAGGAATAACCAGTTTCAGAACAACACACTTCTCCCCTACAAAGCGATCAACAATGGCATAAAAGCAGGATTTCAAAGTAAGATCAGCAACAATACCAATTTAAACTATGCTATAAATTACAACCAGATGGAGAGTAAAAGCACAGCAAATAAAGAGGAACCTATAAGATATCAGCAAATCAGGCAACAGGCAGAATTGTCCTTTATGCCCTTCAATGATCTTTTCCTTAACTTATCGGCTGAGCAACTCTATACCAAACAATCCGGACAAGGCCGACTGAGTTATCTTTTCTCAGACCTCAGTGCCAGGTATAAAGTGAACAAGATCAATACCGATTTTGAGTTTGGGATCAGTAACCTTGGAAACATCAAAACCTATCGTGCAGTGTACCTGTCCAGCAATGCTTTTACTTCCGGTACTTATGAAATACCCGGTAGAATAGCGATGCTTAAAGCTACTTTAACTTTTTAA